A window from Betta splendens chromosome 1, fBetSpl5.4, whole genome shotgun sequence encodes these proteins:
- the gab1 gene encoding GRB2-associated-binding protein 1 isoform X5: protein MTGDPDVLEYYKNDHAKKPIRVIDLNLCEQVDAGLTFNKKDLEHSFIFDIKTFDRVFYLVADTEEDMNKWVRCICDICGFNPTDDEAAKAAHQSALGGLVVDTPPHPALGNIVGPAAAVLSSVPPPYQPVSVRHLDSQSSSEEPQDYLWLVNCESKRPEPNSSLQLQSPLEGDQEYLLLEECESKTLSPQTSVAHAECSKSTSSETDLNDNLPSHRTPTSTSSAKHTSHNGFFPQHPAPASASSIYDSPPSRGASLSTDSGLYNLPRSFSQDTVLLPKSASSPPAHPDIGGDSELYVFNTPSRKPSMETQMRNLSISYDIPPTPGANCTYQVPRTVSSSTALGGSEGGGDVVPPPRPPKPSLSSTSGPPPPPAERSPTDTYHVPRSASETDGNYCVPTSAGNKALRSNTIGTVDCARLRRDFGSQDCYDIPRSFPSDKSCSFDFNESFNSYFKNKGMMPVGSQSTEEVDQNYVPMSANSPSHHHSGSLPEPMHEANYVPMTPSTIEFSSLGKQVPPPAHMGFRSSPKTPPRRPMLINECQPPPVDRNLKPDRKGQSPKIIRAKGVGLERTDSQTVGEFPRGRRKGKPAPLEIKPLPEWEEPCTPVRSPVTRSFARDLSRFPMPTRPPSVHSTASSTDSEECDDNYVAMVSNMSADEPNMKLGAPMTTDGGSSPMVKPKGDKQVEYLDLDLDSGKSTPPRKMKSNGTGMAASDERVDYVVVDQQRTQALKSTREAWNDGRQSTETDTPSKGPK from the exons ATGACGGGCGACCCAGACGTGTTGGAGTACTACAAGAATGACCACGCCAAGAAGCCCATTCGTGTGATTGATCTCAACTTGTGTGAGCAG GTTGATGCTGGGCTGACGTTTAACAAGAAGGACTTGGAGCACAGCTTCATATTTGACATAAAGACCTTTGATCGTGTCTTCTACCTGGTGGCTGATACCGAGGAAGATATGAATAAGTGGGTTCGCTGCATCTGTGACATCTGTGGTTTTAACCCCACTGATGATG aaGCAGCAAAGGCTGCTCATCAGTCAGCCCTGGGAGGCCTAGTGGTGGATACTCCTCCACATCCAGCACTAGGTAACATTGTTGGTCCAGCGGCAGCTGTGCTGTCCAGTGTTCCTCCACCCTATCAGCCAGTCAGCGTACGGCACCTGGACTCTCAGTCCAGTTCAGAAGAGCCTCAGGATTACCTGTGGCTAGTTAACTGTGAGAGCAAAAGGCCTGAACCCAACAg ctcacTACAGCTTCAATCTCCACTGGAAGGAGATCAAGAGTATTTACTCCTGGAGGAGTGTGAGAGCAAGACTCTTTCCCCACAGACTAGTGT AGCCCATGCTGAGTGTTCCAAGTCTACCTCCTCAGAGACAGACCTGAATGACAACCTCCCCTCTCACCGGACGCCTACTTCCACCTCCTCAGCTAAACACACCTCACACAACGGCTTCTTCCCACAGCACCCGGCGCCCGCTTCTGCCTCTTCCATCTACGACTCGCCTCCATCACGTGGTGCCTCCCTCTCGACAGACAGCGGCCTTTACAACCTGCCTCGCAGCTTTTCCCAGGACACTGTGCTACTCCCAAAGTCAGCCTCTTCCCCTCCAGCTCATCCAGACATTGGAGGAGACTCTGAGCTTTATGTGTTCAACACACCATCGCGGAAGCCCTCCATGGAGACACAAATGCGTAACCTATCCATCAGTTATGATATCCCACCTACACCTGGCGCTAACTGCACCTACcaggtgccccgcacagtgtcTTCATCTACAGCGCTTGGAGGCTCGGAGGGTGGGGGAGATGTAGTCCCCCCTCCCAGACCACCCAAACCCTCGCTCAGTTCCACCTCAGGacccccaccacctccagctGAGCGCTCCCCCACGGACACCTATCACGTGCCTCGCTCAGCCTCAGAGACTGATGGAAACTACTGTGTGCCTACTAGTGCTGGGAATAAGGCTTTACGCAGCAACACTATTGGCACTGTGGACTGTGCACGCCTTCGCAgag ATTTTGGATCGCAGGACTGCTATGACATTCCTAGATCATTCCCCTCTGACAAAAGCTGTTCATTTGACTTCAATGAAAGCTTCAACAGCTACTTT AAAAACAAAGGAATGATGCCAGTGGGCAGCCAGTCCACCGAAGAGGTAGACCAGAACTACGTACCAATGAGCGCTAACTCCCCATCACATCATCAttcaggcagtttgccagagcCAATGCACGAAGCGAACTATGTGCCTATGACTCCAAGCACCATAGAGTTTTCTTCTCTGGGAAAGCAGGTGCCCCCTCCTGCCCACATGGGTTTCCGCTCCAGTCCCAAGACTCCTCCTCGCAGGCCAATGCTCATCAATGAGTGCCAGCCCCCACCTGTGGATCGGAATCTCAAACCTGATCGCAAAG GTCAGAGTCCTAAAATAATAAGAGCAAAAGGTGTCGGTTTAGAGCGAACCGACTCTCAAACCGTAGGTGAATTCCCGAGGGGACGACGCAAGG GAAAACCTGCTCCACTGGAAATCAAACCCCTGCCAGAATGGGAGGAGCCCTGCACTCCTGTCCGATCTCCTGTCACACGGTCATTTGCTCGGGA TCTCTCTAGGTTTCCAATGCCAACAAGACCCCCGTCAGTGCATAGTACGGCCTCCAGCACTGACTCCGAGGAGTGTGATGACAATTATGTAGCCATGGTCTCTAATATGTCCGCAGATGAACCA AACATGAAGCTTGGAGCGCCCATGACTACAGATGGTGGAAGCAGCCCAATGGTGAAACCGAAAGGAGACAAACAGGTGGAGTACCTGGATTTGGATCTCGACTCTGGCAAATCTACCCCACCTAGGAAG aTGAAAAGCAATGGAACTGGCATGGCAGCATCGGACGAGCGTGTTGACTATGTGGTCGTAGACCAACAACGCACACAGGCTCTTAAGAGCACCCGGGAGGCCTGGAACGACGGTCGCCAATctacagaaacagacacacctTCCAAAGGACCCAAGTGA